The following are encoded together in the Iodobacter fluviatilis genome:
- a CDS encoding ribonuclease domain-containing protein: protein MHRSLIALLLLSCGLANAASCQSVAENLNRQLRPATNANELTNILKSLNQTGQLPAKFVKKRDAQAAGWRPGSSLWQSLPGKSIGGDRFGNRENRLPRSQYQEADLDYQGGKRGAKRIVFNKNGPRFITVDHYQTFTEVAACQ from the coding sequence ATGCACCGATCATTAATAGCCTTGCTGCTACTGAGCTGTGGTCTGGCTAACGCGGCTTCCTGCCAGAGTGTGGCAGAAAATTTAAACCGCCAGCTACGCCCAGCAACCAACGCTAACGAGCTCACCAACATCCTAAAAAGCCTCAATCAAACCGGCCAGCTACCCGCCAAATTTGTTAAAAAAAGAGATGCTCAAGCGGCTGGCTGGCGGCCAGGCTCTTCTCTCTGGCAAAGCCTGCCTGGCAAATCGATCGGCGGGGACCGCTTTGGTAACCGTGAAAATCGTCTGCCACGCAGCCAGTATCAAGAAGCAGATTTAGACTATCAAGGCGGTAAACGCGGCGCTAAGCGGATTGTCTTCAACAAAAACGGCCCGCGTTTTATTACCGTCGATCACTATCAAACCTTTACCGAGGTGGCAGCATGTCAATAA
- a CDS encoding barstar family protein produces MSITQKVVLKHLSKQADVYQQLAEQLDFPTDFVNNLDALYDELSGNLEGPIQITWQDGEEAKVALGREDYEALLAVFNDTMLERDDFTFILKP; encoded by the coding sequence ATGTCAATAACTCAGAAAGTCGTTCTCAAGCATCTCAGCAAGCAGGCCGATGTTTATCAGCAACTGGCCGAGCAGCTCGATTTCCCTACTGATTTTGTGAACAACCTTGATGCGCTTTACGACGAGCTAAGTGGCAATCTAGAAGGCCCGATCCAAATCACTTGGCAAGATGGAGAAGAAGCAAAAGTGGCGCTGGGAAGGGAAGATTACGAAGCGCTGCTGGCGGTATTTAACGACACCATGCTAGAGCGGGACGATTTTACATTTATCCTTAAACCTTAG
- a CDS encoding DUF4214 domain-containing protein: MDFDYQKYPNKINIGCGYDLKIGFLNIDLNAYHQPDLVADCTRLECLPTGYYQYILANDILEHIPRLKTRSTLREWSRLLNIGGTLELQIPDVIGLLSLLKKPENQTLEKHEELLRCLFGTQCYNGDFHFIGFTEITIKSALLDAGFTTTSLEPLDGWLFNVKAIKTQNPTHDGLIDIEKDDDFLFSAFMQLLKRKPDHDGFVHYKTQLSKGMEREAIVENIKGSEEYLMLKKI; encoded by the coding sequence ATGGATTTTGATTACCAGAAATATCCCAATAAAATCAATATCGGCTGTGGATATGATTTAAAAATTGGCTTTCTGAATATTGATTTAAACGCTTATCACCAGCCTGATTTAGTTGCCGACTGTACTCGGCTTGAATGTCTACCCACCGGCTATTATCAGTATATTTTAGCTAATGACATACTCGAGCATATTCCTCGTTTAAAAACCCGCAGCACACTAAGGGAATGGAGCCGATTACTAAATATCGGGGGCACGCTAGAGTTACAGATTCCAGATGTAATCGGCTTATTAAGCCTACTCAAAAAGCCAGAAAATCAAACGCTTGAAAAACACGAAGAATTATTGCGCTGCCTATTTGGCACACAGTGTTATAACGGCGACTTTCACTTTATTGGCTTCACTGAAATCACCATAAAAAGTGCTCTACTTGATGCAGGCTTTACCACCACCAGCTTAGAACCTCTAGACGGTTGGTTATTTAATGTTAAAGCCATCAAAACTCAAAACCCTACACACGATGGCCTAATTGATATTGAAAAAGACGACGACTTCTTATTTTCCGCTTTTATGCAATTACTAAAAAGAAAACCAGACCACGACGGCTTTGTTCACTATAAAACACAACTCAGCAAAGGCATGGAAAGAGAAGCTATTGTAGAAAATATCAAGGGGAGCGAGGAATATCTTATGCTAAAAAAAATATAA
- a CDS encoding translocation/assembly module TamB domain-containing protein → MVAPAPASLGGTIQLHGPWLAPDVLAKLEDQQRKVAFDLNMGWLNPKHERRIALRSAKLSRANSRVSLQGEFGLLDSKGVARNDFKLNGEFAGINPAEFVNSPKGVITGQFKLAGALLPVMRADVDYSLQDSRFNGEVLSGKGQLRLEETRVSNADLWLALGTNRVDVDGALGRANDTLKLKLNLPQLQLFGPGFAGKASGDAQLKGELLNPQIAAQLSLHSLQTPFGVSVNQAQIDAHLQSDLKGPFQLHAEVIDAKAAGVLLQKLSFKVDGSRAKHHATLQVQGKKEEQLIDLSTTLDGGVNEQWAWRGMMQSLQVRQPLEVNLADPLPLEAGAGLLRLGDARLLMGDTRLHLQHFSWNDGALDTAGDLEQLSVGQWLPLLGQKDLIGNLMLGGRWNLQSKGGLNGALEIHRQSGDLKYVNASIVPQKFHLQDFKLQINAKKSVIKLESSLSSDRFGQVQASGKALVDAVNWRLVEHSPVDILVKGDLPKLAMLGPLLGPDLSLGGKGSFEVRHSGLLVDQQWAGFVNGDNLSIRDSATGLALQDGKVRVALDKRQIVLQQFQFKGGQGNLEAKGSFDLSGPSPSATAQVTANKLTLISKADMLVVMSGQGDISLRDKALSVSGRLRADEGDIRFQSNDVPRLSDDVVIKGRAKAPVEAGPKLTLQMDLDLGNSFRFRAYGLDARLTGLLRLRTQANQAPTATGVVQVAENSGNVHSTYSAYGQKLDIERGILAFQGPIDNPSLDILAMRRGQEVAAGVQVSGSALRPRVQLYSEPGMPDNEKLSWLLFGHGSDSMEKSDSALMLQVANALLTSGDGGPSFTEGILGQVGLDAVGFSSQKEKDGTSTQVVSVGKQLGKNVRVSLEKSVNGLRDAVKFTWQLSKGWSLVSRVGTDETTGDAYYTFTFD, encoded by the coding sequence ATGGTCGCACCAGCCCCTGCGTCTTTAGGTGGGACAATTCAGCTGCACGGGCCCTGGTTGGCCCCTGATGTGCTGGCAAAATTGGAAGACCAGCAGCGCAAAGTGGCGTTTGATCTGAATATGGGCTGGTTAAATCCTAAGCACGAGCGCCGTATTGCACTGCGTAGCGCTAAATTATCCCGCGCTAATAGCCGCGTATCTTTACAGGGGGAGTTTGGCTTATTAGATAGCAAAGGCGTTGCCAGAAACGATTTCAAACTCAATGGTGAATTTGCTGGGATTAATCCTGCTGAATTTGTGAATAGCCCTAAGGGTGTGATCACTGGGCAATTTAAACTAGCGGGTGCTTTGCTGCCGGTGATGCGGGCGGATGTGGATTACAGCCTACAAGATAGCCGTTTTAACGGTGAAGTATTGAGTGGAAAAGGGCAATTAAGGCTAGAAGAAACCCGCGTCTCCAATGCCGATTTATGGTTAGCATTGGGCACAAATCGAGTCGATGTCGATGGGGCTTTAGGGCGCGCTAATGACACACTTAAACTTAAGCTTAACTTGCCACAACTCCAGCTGTTTGGCCCTGGTTTTGCGGGTAAAGCCAGTGGCGATGCGCAGTTAAAGGGCGAGCTACTTAATCCGCAGATTGCTGCGCAGTTGTCGCTGCATAGCTTGCAAACGCCATTTGGGGTGTCGGTTAACCAAGCTCAGATCGATGCGCATTTGCAATCTGATCTAAAAGGCCCATTTCAGCTTCATGCCGAAGTTATTGATGCTAAAGCTGCGGGTGTGCTGCTACAAAAGCTCAGCTTTAAGGTGGATGGAAGCCGTGCTAAGCACCATGCCACTTTGCAGGTACAGGGCAAAAAAGAAGAGCAACTGATTGATCTTTCCACCACCTTAGATGGCGGGGTAAACGAGCAGTGGGCATGGCGTGGCATGATGCAGTCTTTGCAGGTAAGGCAACCTCTTGAGGTGAATTTAGCTGATCCTCTACCTTTAGAGGCGGGCGCAGGCTTATTGCGTCTTGGTGATGCTCGTTTACTCATGGGGGATACACGCTTACACCTGCAACACTTCTCTTGGAATGATGGCGCTTTGGATACCGCAGGCGATCTTGAGCAGCTTTCTGTAGGGCAATGGTTGCCGTTACTTGGGCAAAAAGACCTGATCGGTAATTTAATGCTGGGTGGGCGTTGGAATCTACAATCCAAGGGGGGCCTCAATGGGGCGCTGGAAATCCACCGCCAATCGGGCGATTTAAAATACGTCAACGCGAGTATCGTGCCACAAAAATTTCATTTGCAAGATTTTAAGCTCCAAATCAATGCTAAAAAATCTGTGATTAAGCTGGAAAGTAGTCTTAGCTCAGACCGTTTTGGACAGGTGCAGGCCAGTGGCAAAGCGTTAGTGGATGCGGTGAATTGGCGTTTGGTTGAGCACTCTCCCGTTGATATTTTAGTGAAAGGTGATTTGCCTAAGCTGGCCATGCTTGGCCCCCTACTTGGGCCTGATTTAAGCTTGGGCGGTAAGGGGAGCTTTGAAGTGCGCCATTCTGGTTTGCTCGTAGATCAGCAGTGGGCGGGCTTTGTGAATGGCGATAATTTATCGATTCGCGACTCTGCAACAGGCCTTGCCTTGCAAGACGGTAAGGTGAGAGTCGCTCTGGATAAGCGGCAGATCGTTTTGCAGCAATTCCAATTTAAAGGGGGGCAAGGCAACTTAGAGGCTAAGGGGAGCTTTGATTTATCTGGTCCTAGCCCAAGTGCTACGGCACAAGTGACTGCTAATAAGCTCACTTTGATTAGCAAGGCTGATATGTTGGTGGTGATGTCAGGTCAAGGCGATATTAGTCTTAGAGACAAAGCACTGAGCGTGAGCGGTAGGTTAAGGGCAGATGAAGGTGATATACGCTTTCAATCCAATGATGTGCCGCGTTTATCCGATGATGTGGTGATCAAGGGTAGGGCAAAAGCGCCGGTTGAAGCAGGGCCTAAGCTTACGCTGCAGATGGATCTTGATCTAGGTAATAGCTTTCGCTTTCGCGCCTATGGCTTGGATGCCCGCCTAACAGGTTTGCTCCGTTTGCGCACACAGGCCAATCAAGCACCAACGGCCACTGGCGTGGTGCAAGTGGCCGAAAATAGCGGCAATGTGCATAGCACTTACAGCGCTTATGGTCAGAAGCTAGATATTGAGCGCGGTATTCTCGCGTTTCAGGGGCCAATCGATAACCCTTCCCTTGATATTCTCGCTATGCGCCGTGGGCAAGAGGTTGCCGCAGGGGTGCAAGTATCTGGCTCCGCGCTAAGGCCACGGGTACAGCTCTATTCAGAGCCAGGCATGCCAGATAATGAAAAACTAAGCTGGCTCTTGTTTGGGCATGGCTCAGATAGCATGGAGAAATCAGATAGCGCTCTTATGCTGCAAGTGGCCAATGCCTTACTCACCTCTGGCGATGGTGGTCCTAGCTTTACCGAAGGGATTTTAGGGCAGGTTGGCTTGGATGCTGTGGGCTTTAGTAGTCAAAAAGAAAAGGATGGTACCTCTACCCAAGTGGTGTCGGTGGGTAAACAGCTCGGCAAAAACGTAAGGGTCTCGCTAGAAAAAAGCGTGAACGGCCTACGTGATGCGGTGAAGTTTACTTGGCAGCTCTCTAAAGGCTGGTCCTTGGTGTCTAGGGTGGGAACAGATGAAACAACCGGTGATGCTTATTACACCTTTACGTTTGATTGA